GACGGGACGTTGAAGCCCACGATGAGGTCGGCCTTGGACGCCTGCAGCGCGGCGATCTGCGGCGCGACGTCCGTGTTACCCGTCGTGTACTTGACCTCCTTGACGACCTGCCCACCGGCGAACTGCTTCAGGCCCTTGGCCCCGTCGGCGCCGAGATCGTCGTCCTGGAGGTAGAGGCCGATCTTGGCGTTCGGCATCTTCTCCTTGATGTACTTACCGATGATCTTGCCCTCGATCTCGTAGTCCGGCTGCCAGCCGAACGTCATCGGGCGCTTCTTCGGGTCGTCACCCCACTTGATCGACCCCGAGGAGACGAACAGGTCGGGCACCTTCTCACTGTTGAGGAAGTCGACGACCGCCGAGTGGGTGGGGGTGCCGAGACCACCGACGACCGCGAAGACCTTGTCCTTCTGCACCAGCTCGTTGACGGCCTGTGTGGTGTTGGTGGGGATGTACCCGTCGTCCTTGACGACGTACTGGATCTTGCGCCCGTGAATGCCGCCCTTGGAGTTGACGTAGTCGAAGTACGCCTTCGCGCCCGACGGAATCTCGCTGTAGCCGGGTGCGGCGACGCCGGTGAGCGGGTAGTGCGCACCGATCTTGACCGTGGTGTCGGTGATGCCGGTCGTGGAACCGGCGGACCCGCCGTCCTCGGAAGCCTTGTCGTCGCGGCCGCCTGCGCCGCAAGCGGCGAGCAGAACGGTGCTGAGCGCCATGCTCACGACGACCGTGCCCTTCTTGGACCTTCTCATCATTGGTGCCTCCTCGGCGGTTGTTCCTCGCGGGCGAGGTCAGTGGTGGGTATTGCGGTGTGCGGTGTGCGGTGCGCGGGAGGCCGGCGCCGCTCCGGGAGCTGATGAGTGCTTCCCGGTGTCCTGGGGGTGGGCCGAGTCGGCTTCCACGGTCGGGGTGTCCGCGGCTGCGCCGGGACCACCGCCACGACCCGGACGTCGAGCCCACAGTTTCCTGATGCCGCCGACGATTCCGCCGGGCATGAGCAGAATGACCAACATCGTGGTCAGACCGATGATCAACGGTGCGAGCTGAGCCGCCTGGATGTCGGTCAGACCGGCCGAAGTGCCCGCGTTCGTCGCGAAGTTGGGCAGCAGGGCCAGCAATCCGGAACCGAGCAGGGCTCCTGTCAGACTGCCCAGACCGCCGAGCACGACCGCGCTGAGCAGGGTGAGCGACAGTGTCAACGAGAACGATCCGGGAGCCGCCAGCCGGTTGGCGAGGGCGAGCAGAGCGCCCGCGATTCCGGCGCACGCCGCACTGACGACGAACGCGATGACCCGATCGCGGCCGAGGTTGATCCCGGCCAGGGACGCGGCGACCTCGTCGTCACGCACTGCACGCCAGCGTCGTCCGACCCGGCTGGAGGAGAGGTTCGCCAGCAGGATGTAGACGAAGATCAGCAGGAACCATCCCGAGTAGGCGACCCATTCCGACGGTGTGGTCTCCGTGCCGGTCAGGAAGTAAAGCGCGTCGTCGGCGAGTTTCGGTACCTCGGGCACCATCACGCTGAGGCCCTGTTCACCGCCGAGCGTCTCGGAGAAATGCAGCGCAAGAGCGGGCACGGCAACCGCGAGCGCGAGCGTGGCACCGGCGATGTACGGACCGTGCAGACGAGCAGCGGCGACCCCCACCACGGCGCCGATCACGGTGGCGGCCAGTGCCGAGAGCGCGATGATCAGCAGCGTCGGCAGGGCGCCTTCGCGATCCTGCAGCAACAAGGCCGTGGTGTACGCGCCGATCGCCATGAACGCGCCGTGACCCAGGGAGAGTTGACCGTTCAGGCCGGTGAGGATCGTCAGACCGCCGGCCGCTATGGCGTAGTACGCCATCATCGCCAGCTGTCCCTGCCGGAACGGGTCGACCGATTCCATGACGAGGATGACGAGGGCCGCGGCCAGCAGGCCGAGGAGCAGGTGCCGGAGCAAGGGATTGCCCCGGACGGTTGTCACTGCGGAACGCATGTCAGACCTTCCGCTCGGAGGTGTGGGAGAACAAGCCGCCGGGCCGCACCAGCAGGACCAGGACCAGGATGACGAGGGCGGCGAAGGAGACCAGCCCGGAGCCGAGGTATCCGGAGACGAGGCTGAGGCTGAGCCCGATGATCATGCCGCCGGCGACGGCGCCGAACGGACTGTCGAGGCCGCCGATCACAGCCGCCACGAAGCCGAAGACGACGACCGAGTCCATGTAGCCGGGGTGCACCAGGTTGCCTCCCGCGATCAGCAGGCCGGACAGTGAACCGACCAGTGCGGCGAGCGCCCAGCCGAGCGTCAGCATCGTGCTCACCCGGACGCCGAGCAGGCGGGCCACCTCGGGGTTGAACGCGGAGGCGCGCATCTGCAGACCGATGTCGGTCTTCTGGAAGAGCACGAGCAGCAACAGCATCACCGCGAACACCGCGAGGATGGTGAAGATGCCGAACGGGGTGATCGCCAGGCTCGTGCCGCCCACGGTGATGCCGCGGACTCCGAAGGCCGCCGGGAAGGACTTGTAGTCGCTGCCGAAGATGAGCGCCGCCGCCGAGTGCAGCACGATGAACAGACCGAGGGTCAGGATCACCGCGTTGATGTCGGACTTGCCTTCGACCGGGCGGACGATCACTCGTTCGACGAACGCGCCGAGCAGGAAGCCCGCGACCAGCGCCGCGATGAAGGCGATCCAGTAGTTCATCCCGCGTTCGATGAGGTTCATCGCGACGTAGGTGGTGACCATGGCCATCGGTGCCTGCGCGAAGTTGACGATACGGGTGGAGCGCCAGATGAGCACCAGTGCCAGCGCGAACGCCGAGTACACGGCACCCATGGTGATGCCGTTGAGGATGGTTGTGACGAACTGTTGCACGACGGTTCCCTTCTCAGAACCCGAGGTAGGCGTGGCGTAGACCCTCGTCCGCCGCGAGAGCGTGCGCCTCCTGGGTCGTGACGACCTTGCCGAGGTTGAGGACGACGCCGAGGTCGGCAATGGACAGCGCGCTGCGCGCGTTCTGCTCGACCAACAGGACCGACAGGCCTTGTTCGTCGACGAGCGTGCGCACCAGGTCGAAGATCTGCGCCACGATGCGCGGCGCAAGGCCGAGCGAGGGTTCGTCCAGCAGCAGCACCTTCGGGGTGGCCATCAGCGCTCGCGCGATGACCAGCATCTGGCGCTCGCCACCGGACAGCGTCCCGGCGAAGGCCGAGCGCCGGTCGGCGAGCTTGGGGAACATCTCCCAGACGCGATCCATGGAGACGGGGTCACCGTTCCTGGCGCGTCCCAGTTCACCCAGCCGGAGATTCTCGGTCACGGTGAGTTCGGTGATCACTCCGCGGCCCTCGGGGACGTGGGTGAGGCCGAGGCGGGACATGCGTTCGGGTGCCGCGTGCGTGATGTCAGCGCCGTCGAGGGTCACCGTGCCGGACTGTGGACGGATCAGGCCGGACACGGTGCGCAGCAGTGTGGTCTTGCCGGCGCCGTTGGCGCCCAGCACGGCGGTGATCGTGCGGTCGGGCACCTCGAAGGAGACGCCCTGCAGGGCCTTCACCGGTCCGTAGGAGGCAGAGAGTTCCGAGACCTCAAGCACGTCGGTCTCCGTTCGCGTCGTCACGGTCGAGGGAACGGTTCGGGTCGCGGTCGTCGGCGTCGTCGTCGATCCCACCGTCGTCGTGGGTCACCTCGTTGCCGAGGTAGGCGGCGAGGACGGCAGGGTCCTCCCGGACCTCGTCCGGTGTGCCGCGAGCGATGACCCGGCCGAAGTCGAGCACGGTGATCCGGCTGCACACCCGCATGACCAGATCCATGTGGTGCTCCACGAGCATCACCGACACCCGGTCGGACAGCCCGAGGATGATGTCGCCGAGCTCGGCCATCTCCGACTCGGACAGGCCGGACGCCGGCTCGTCCAGCAACAGCAACTCCGGCTCGCTGACCAGGGCGCGTGCCAGGGCGACACGCTTGCGGATCGGGTAGGGGAGGCTGGCCGGTGAGCGGTCGGCGTATCCCTCGATGTCGAGTTCACACAGCACGTCGAGGCTGCGCTCGCGCAGTGCCTTCTCGTCGCCGGTGCTGCGCGGGATCGCCAGCAGACCCGACCAGAATCCGGCCCGGCCGTGACGGTCGGCTCCGACCATCACGTTTTCAAGCACGCTGATGCCGTCGAACAAGCCGAGACCCTGCAGGGTGCGGGCGATGCCGTGGCGGGCCAGGTGGTGGGGCCGCAGGCCGTTGAGCTGTTCGCCCTTCCAGGTGATCGTGCCGGAGGACGGTTGCACGAAGCCGCAGGCGACGTTGAACAACGTGGTCTTGCCGGCGCCGTTCGGACCGATCACGCCGTGGACCTCGCTCGGACGGACCTCGAGACCGACGCTGTCGAGCGCGACGATGCCGCCGAAGCGAACGGTGATGTCCTGCAGCGTGAGCATGGTCGTGGGCGAGGCGAGGGCTGCGCGGTCTGGTGCACCGTCTGGTGCAAATGCGCTCACTTTGACTCCTGGGGTGGAAGTGCGGGTGACCCAACTTTGGACGCTACGCACAAGAAGGGGTATGGGCGCAGCGCACAATATCTGTGGTGCAGGCGGTCATCCCGGGGATCTGCCACTAGCGCTTTTTGTGCGCCGGTGTCATTCTCGGCCCATGGCCGCGCCCACCGAGTCGAGTCTGTCGACCTCCCGGCACGAGATTCCCGCCGCCCAGCGGGAGGCGATCCGACGTGCGTGGGCGAGCATGCTCGACGACGCCGAGATCATCGCGGACGCGATCACTCTCGAACTGTTCGGGCGCGACGAGGCCTACTACCAGCAGGTGACCAGCGAACTGCGTGAGGAGGTTCGCACCAGCACCCGCCGCCACGTCCGGGCCGGATTGCTCACGATGGCCGGCCTGGCAGCCCCGGACGATCGCGCGATCCACGTCTGGCGCGAAACCGGGCGCCGGCGCGCACAACAGGGCGTGCCACTGGAACAAGTGTTGAACGCCTACAGCTACGGCGCGAGAGCCCTGTGGGAGACCGTGCTGCTGCAGGGTTCGGGCAACGTGCGCGAGGTGAGCGCGCAGACGCTCATCCTGATGGGACAACAGTTGTGGAGCGCGCTCGACGTGCAGAACGCAACCGCCTGCGAGTCCTACCGTCGCGAGGAAGCGCTGCTACAACGGCGGGACCTGCAACGCCAGCTCACCGTGCTGGACGGGCTGGTCCAGGGACGTGGGTCCGAGCCTGACTTCGCCTCGGAGGCCCGTCAGGTACTGAGCGTCGGTATCGACGAGGACCTGCTCGCGATCAGCTGCATCAACGACGACGAGGCCGATCAGCCCACCCGGTGGGCCGAGGAACGCCTGGAGCAGATCGGGGTCCAGTCGCACTGGCTCCAACTCGGCGCGCAGACCGTGGGGCTGATCGACCTCGCCGGTCGTGACCCGGCGCAGGTCATCGACCATCTCCAAGTTGCGGCGCGGGGACGGGCCGCCGTCGCGCTGTGCAGCGACGGTCTGCAGGGTTTCGCGGTCGCGCGACAGCTGGCCTCGCGGGCCGCGTCCTCGCTGCCCGGTGGCAGTCGCGAGGTGGTCGACGTCCGGGATCGTCTGCCGGAGGTTCTGCTCACCGGTAGCCCGGAGGCAACCGTGCTCCTGGTCCAGGAGACGCTCGGACGTCTGAACCAGCAGCCCGACTCGACGCGCCGGATGCTGCTGGAAACCCTCGGTGCGTTGCTGCGGCACGGGGGCTCACCGACCCACGCCGCCCAGGAACTGTTCTGTCACCGCAACACCGTCATCTACCGCCTCAAGCAGATCGAGAACCTCACCGGGCGCTCGCTGACGCAGCCGCGGGATCGGCTGATGCTGTCGCTGGCCATCATCGCCTTGCGCGCCGGAGGAGACGGGGAGAGCGCGCCGTCGTCCGTCGGCGCCTGACGCCCGTCCGGTCAATTAGGATGGCCGACGCCCTGTGGGCCGAAGCGAACGTACGAGTGTGTAGAGGGAGACATGAGCGGTCACTCCAAATGGGCGACGACCAAGCACAAGAAGGCTGCGATCGACGCCAAGCGGGGCAAGCTCTTCGCAAAGCTCATCAAGAACATCGAGGTGGCCGCGCGTCAGGGCGGCGGTGACCCCGCCGGTAACCCCACGCTGTACGACGCCATCCAGAAGGCCAAGAAGTCGTCGGTGCCCAACGACAACATCGACCGCGCCGTCAAGCGTGGTTCGGGCGCCGAGGCGGGCGCCGCCGAGTACATGAGCCTGATGTACGAGGGTTACGCACCCGGCGGAGTCGCGCTGCTCATCGAGTGCCTGACCGACAACAAGAACCGCGCCGTGGCTGAGGTGCGTACCGCGCTGCAGAAGAACGGCGGCTCGATGGCCGACTCCGGCTCGGTCGCCTTCCAGTTCCATCGCAAGGGTGTCGTCATCGTCCCGAAGGGCGACAACACCGAGGACGACCTGCTCGAGATCGTGCTCGACGCCGGCGCCGAGGAGATCAACGACCACGGCGAATCGTTCGAGATCGTCTCCGAGGCAGGCGATTTCGTTGCCGTGCGTGAGGCGCTGCAAGCGGCCGGTGTCGACTATGACTCCGCCGAGTCGTCCTGGCTGCCGACCGTCGAGGTGCCGCTCGACAAGGAAGGCGCCAAGAAGATGTTCCGCGTCATCGAGGCGCTCGAGGACTCCGACGACGTGCAGAACGTGTTCGCCAACGGTGACGTGTCGGACGAGGTGCTCGCCGAACTCGACGCCGAGGACTGATCCCGTTCCACCTCGAACTCGACCCGGCAGACTCGCTCCGCCGGGTCGATTCGTTTCTTCCCCGATCAGGGGTCGGTGCCCGGACTGCTGACCCTGAATCTCTCCAATCCGTAGCGCGTGAAGGCGCAGGCGCTCCTGCACTGGCTGTCGCCGCCCAGAAGACGTGTGGGTGCTGACCGAGATCGGCGGCGGCGAGGGGTCACGATTGATCGAGGCCGTCTGCCGCCAGGCTGGGTACTCGGTCATGTCGTCGGACGTGATCACACCGGACTCGGCTGCCGATACGATCACGCGTTCGTCACCGAAGGCTTCGTCGTCCGGCGATGCGACCTCGATCAGACACCGCGGATCGAGGGGCACACCGATCATGCGGCGCTCGTGCTCGATGTCGATGCACCCTGCTCATCCCAGTCCGGCGCGCCTGCGTGAATCGCCCCGCCGGTACGGGTTAACGTTCCTGAAACCGAACATTTGTGCGAGGAGTGGACTGTGCGTGTACTCGGCGTCGACCCGGGGCTGACCCGGTGCGGCATCGGAGTGGTCGACGGCGGCATCGGGCAACCGGTGCGGCTCGTGGGCGTCGGCGTGATCCGTACGCCCGTCGGCGACGACCCGGCCGAGCGACTGCTCACCCTGCAGACCGAACTCGACCAGTGGTTGTCCGACTACGAACCGGACGTGGTCGCGGTCGAGCGGGTCTTCGCCAAGGCGAACATCAAAGGGATCATGGGCACCGCGCAGGCGTCCGCCGTGCCGATGCTCGCCGCCGCGCGTCGCGGGTTGCCGTTGGTGATGCACACGCCCAGTGAGGTGAAGGCGTCCGTCACCGGCAACGGCCGGGCCGACAAGGCCCAGGTCACTTCGATGGTGACCCGTATCCTGCGGCTCGAGGTCGCGCCCAAACCGGCGGACGCCGCTGACGCACTCGCTCTCGCGATCTGCCATGTCTGGCGCGGGGGTGCGCAGGCACGCATTGCGAACGCCGCTGCTGCACAACGAAACTCACGACCGAAAGAGGCTCCGTTGGTCCGGGCGTCAAACAGGTACGCACGATGATTTCTTCCATCCGCGGCAGCGTGTTGAGTGCCGGTCTCGACAATGTCGTCGTCGAGGTCGGGGGAGTGGGCATGCTCGTTCACACCACGCCCGCGCATGCAGCGTCAGCGCGCGCCGGCACCGAAGCGACCTTCTTCACCACGCTGGTCGTGCGCGAGGACTCCCTGACGTTCTACGGGTTCGGCGACGACTCCGAACGCAAGCTGTTCGAACTGGTCCAGACCGTCAGCGGGGTCGGTCCCCGGCTCGCACTGGCGATGCTCGCCGTGCACGCACCGGATGCCCTACGCGGGGCGATCGCCGGTGGGGATGTGCCCACGCTGATGAAGGTGCCCGGTATCGGCAAGAAGGGCGCCGAGCGCATCGTGCTGGAACTCAAGGACAAGGTCGGTGCCCTCACCGGCGGCGGGTCTTCCTCGTTGCCGCAGCCGCAGGTGCCTGCCGCCGACGAGACGCAACAACAGGTCGTCGATGCGCTCGTCGGCCTCGGCTGGTCGACCAAACAGGCGCAGGACGCCGTCGCCAAGGTCACCAAGGCCGACGACGCCCCCACGGATGTCTCGCAACTGCTGCGAGTGACCCTTCGTAGCCTGGGCCGATGAGCGAGTACGACGACTCCTCCTACGAGGCCGGCGCCCGCATCGTCGACCCCGGCGTCGCACCCGATGAACGCCACTTCGAGGCGGCACTGCGTCCGAGGCGGTTGGCGGAGTTCCCCGGCCAGCCACGGGTCAGCGAGCAACTCGGACTCGTGCTCGCGGCGGCGAAGCGTCGTGGCACGACGCCCGACCACGTCCTGCTGTCCGGTCCGCCCGGCCTCGGCAAGACCAGCCTGGCGATGATCATCGCCGCCGAACTCGAGCAGCCGATCCGCATCACCAGCGGCCCCGCCATCCAGCACGCCGGTGACCTGGCGGCGATCCTGTCCTCGCTGGCCGAGGGCGAGGTGCTCTTCCTCGACGAGATCCACCGTATGGCCCGTGCGGCCGAGGAGATGTTGTACCTGGCGATGGAGGACTTCCGCGTCGATGTCATCGTCGGTAAGGGCCCTGGCGCAACGGCGATCCCGCTCGAACTGCCGCCGTTCACGGTGGTCGGTGCGACCACCCGGGCCGGTCTGCTGCCGGCCCCGTTGCGAGACCGCTTCGGCTTCACCGGACACCTGGACTTCTACACACCCGAGGATCTCGCGGCCATCCTGCACCGCAGTGCCGGTCTGCTCGGGGTCGACGCCACCCGGCAGGGCATCGCCGAGATCGCCGGACGCTCCCGCGGCACACCCCGTATCGCCAACCGGTTGCTGCGGCGGGTGCGCGACTATGCGCAGATCCATGGCAGCGAGGTCGTCGATCAACCGTCCGCCATGGCTGCGTTGAAGCTGTTCGACGTCGACGAGAAGGGCCTTGACCGGCTCGACCGCGGCGTCCTGGAGACGTTGTGCAAGCGGTTCGGCGGGGGACCGGTCGGGCTCACGACCCTCGCGGTGGCCGTCGGCGAGGAACCCGACACCGTCGAGACGGTCGCCGAGCCGTACCTGGTGCGTGAGGGATATCTGTTGCGCACACCGCGCGGACGTGCCGCGACGGCGCAGGCGTGGGCGCACCTCGGGCTGACGCCGCCCAAGGATGCCGGAACGTGGGCGACGCAGTTGTCGTTGCCTGAGGGTGAAGGTCGTTTCTCGGACTGAACATTCCGATCCATCCGCCGGGTATTGCTCGAACTCGGGCATGACACGCCTCACACCCGAAGTTGGGGCAGCCGCACACCTGACTTAGACTCACCCGTCGGCGTACGCGTCCGATCGCACCGGCGAAGCACAACCGTCCGGGCCGTCGCCACATCTATCGATCGCAGGGAGCACCACTCACATGCACGCACTCGTCGCCGAGACCGGCACTCAGAACTCGGGCGGCATGGTCTTGTTGCTGCTGCCGCTGGCGCTGCTCGCCGTGATGTTCTGGTTCAGCCGTCGCCGGCAGAAGCAGTTCGCGCAGGCGCAGTCGCAGATCACGGTAGGCGACGAAGTCACCACCACGTCCGGCCTGTACGGCCGTCTGGTCGCCATGGACGACCAGACCGCAACGCTCGAGGTCGCCGACGGTGTCCAACTTCGTTTCGACCGCCGGGCGGTCGTGCCGCGCAGCATGGTCATTGAGGCGACCCCCGAATCCAACGACAAGAAGGCCTGAGTTCGTGGCAACCCGTGCAACCCGTGCTCGTCGTGCACCGGCTTCCAAACCGAAGCGCACGCTGATCCTGCTCTTCTTGATCATCGCCGCGCTCTTCGGCGGCATCGCGGCGACCACCGTCTGGGCCAAGCCGGCCGGACAATGGACCCCGAAGCTCGGCCTCGATCTCGAAGGTGGCCGCCAGGTCGTCCTCGAGCCGGTGCTCGGACGCGGCCAGCAGGTCAGTTCGGGCCAGGTGAACCAGGCGGTGAACATCATCCGCCAGCGCGTCGACGGCACGGGCGTCGCCGAGGCGGAGGTCAGCACCCTGGGTGACCGCAGCATCGTGGTGGCGATCCCGGGCAACCCGTCCAAGGAGATCCTCGACTCTCTCGCGCAGTCCTCCAAGCTGACGATCCGTCCGGTCATCGCCACGACCCCGCCGGTGGCGGATGCCGCTGCAACGGCGAAGCCGTCGACCAGCAGCGCGCCCTCGACTCCGTCCGGCTCGCCCTCGACCGCTCCGGCCAAGCCGAGCACGAGCGCTCCGGCCAAGCCGAGCACCTCTGCACCGGCAGCATCGACCTCTGCGAACGCTCCGTTCCCCGAGGCGTACGCCAAGGCCGCACCGAGCACTCCGGCGCCGAGCACTCCTGCGACCTCCAAGCCTGCGACCTCCAAGCCTGCGACCACGTCGAAGACCGCCGCGACTACGCCCGCTGCTCCGGCCGACCCGGTTCCCGCGCAGCCGACGCTGCCCGGTGCCGAAGACGCCGGTATTCCGGCCACGCCCAGCGACCCGCAGTGGGGCGCCAAGCCGGTCGCCGACATCTGGGTGACCAACGGGCTGGCCAAGAAGGGCACTACTTACCAGCAGTTGATGTCGCAGTTCAGCTGCCGCAACACCGACCCGAAGAAGGGCCCCACCGCGGCGAAGTTCCGTGAGATCTCCGCGCAGGCGCCCGAGGACGAGCCCTCCGTCGCGTGTGCCAAGGACGGCAACGAGGTTCTGCTGATGGGTCCGGTCGAGGTGGACGGTTCCACCATCACCGACGCTTCCTTCGGCCAGCGCACCAACCAGCAGGGCATCGCCACCGGTGAGGTCGCGGTCAACCTGGAGTTCAACGAAGAGGGCAAGAAGGCCTTCGGCGACATGACCCGTCGTCTGTCCTCCCTGAAGCAGGACCAGAACCGCTCCGCGATCAACGTCGACGGGGTCGTCATCTCCGCTCCCGGTACGAACGGCCCGATCGTCGACGGCCGCGCCGAGATCAGCGGAGGCTTCACCTCCGACAGCGCGAAGACCCTCGCCGATCAACTCAAGTTCGGCGCGCTGCCGTTCAGCTTCAAGGAACTCACCTCCGACCAGATCAGCCCGCAGCTGGGCACCGACCAGTTGCAGAAGGGACTCATCGCCGGCGCGATCGGTCTGCTCCTGGTGGTCCTCTACTCGCTGTTCCAGTACCGCGCGCTCGGCCTGGTGACCGTGGCCTCGCTGATCGTGGCCGGTCTGCTCACCTACGGTGCGGTCACCTTCCTGGGCTACGCGAACAACTTCCGTCTGACCATGGCCGGCATCACCGGCCTCATCGTCGCGATCGGTATCACCGCCGACTCCTTCATCGTCTACTTCGAACGAGTCAGGGACGAAGTCAGATCCGGAAGACCATTGCGTGCCGCCGTCGAGACGGGTTGGGCCCGTGCCCGCCGCACGATCCTGATCTCCGACGCGATGAACTTCATCGCCGCCGCGGTGCTGTACGTGTTGTCCGAATCCAGCGTGAAGGCGTTCGCGTTCACCCTCGGTGTCACAACCCTGATCGACCTGCTGGTCGTCGTGATGTTCACCCACCCGGTGCTGTCGCTGCTGGCCCGCACCAAGTTCTTCGGCGACGGACACAAGTGGTCCGGCTTCGACCCCGAGCGCCTGGGCGCCAAGGGTGCGACCTACGCCGGGCGCGGACGCGTCACGATCGCCGATCGCAAGGCCGCTGCGGCCGAAGGAGGAATGCTCTGATGGCGAGCTTCGCGCAGTTCGGTAACGACCTCTACACCGGACGCCGTCAATTCGA
This is a stretch of genomic DNA from Yimella lutea. It encodes these proteins:
- the yajC gene encoding preprotein translocase subunit YajC, which translates into the protein MHALVAETGTQNSGGMVLLLLPLALLAVMFWFSRRRQKQFAQAQSQITVGDEVTTTSGLYGRLVAMDDQTATLEVADGVQLRFDRRAVVPRSMVIEATPESNDKKA
- the secD gene encoding protein translocase subunit SecD; the encoded protein is MATRATRARRAPASKPKRTLILLFLIIAALFGGIAATTVWAKPAGQWTPKLGLDLEGGRQVVLEPVLGRGQQVSSGQVNQAVNIIRQRVDGTGVAEAEVSTLGDRSIVVAIPGNPSKEILDSLAQSSKLTIRPVIATTPPVADAAATAKPSTSSAPSTPSGSPSTAPAKPSTSAPAKPSTSAPAASTSANAPFPEAYAKAAPSTPAPSTPATSKPATSKPATTSKTAATTPAAPADPVPAQPTLPGAEDAGIPATPSDPQWGAKPVADIWVTNGLAKKGTTYQQLMSQFSCRNTDPKKGPTAAKFREISAQAPEDEPSVACAKDGNEVLLMGPVEVDGSTITDASFGQRTNQQGIATGEVAVNLEFNEEGKKAFGDMTRRLSSLKQDQNRSAINVDGVVISAPGTNGPIVDGRAEISGGFTSDSAKTLADQLKFGALPFSFKELTSDQISPQLGTDQLQKGLIAGAIGLLLVVLYSLFQYRALGLVTVASLIVAGLLTYGAVTFLGYANNFRLTMAGITGLIVAIGITADSFIVYFERVRDEVRSGRPLRAAVETGWARARRTILISDAMNFIAAAVLYVLSESSVKAFAFTLGVTTLIDLLVVVMFTHPVLSLLARTKFFGDGHKWSGFDPERLGAKGATYAGRGRVTIADRKAAAAEGGML